A window of the Phragmites australis chromosome 20, lpPhrAust1.1, whole genome shotgun sequence genome harbors these coding sequences:
- the LOC133901356 gene encoding sodium/hydrogen exchanger 6-like, whose translation MALELSLAAVAPPPAAGLVPPPPPPGKEQQVAGVGILLQISMLVLSFVLGHVLRRHRFYYLPEASASLLIGLVVGGLANISNTETNTRTWFNFHEEFFFLFLLPPIIFQSGFSLSPKPFFANFGAIVTFAILGTFIASVVTGVLVYLGGLTFLMYKLPLVECLMFGSLISATDPVTVLSIFQELGSDVNLYALVFGESVLNDAMAISLYRTMSSVRSNAAAGDNFFMMILQFLEIFVGSMSSGVGVGFISALLFKYAGLDVDNLQNLECCLFVLFPYFSYMLAEGLGLSGIVSILFTGMVMKHYTYSNLSDNSQRFVSAFFHLLSSLAETFVFIYMGFDIAMEEHSWSHVGFIFFSIIFIIVARAANVFSCAYLVNMSRPEHRRIPLKHQKALWFSGLRGAMAFALALQSLNELPGGHGKTIFTTTTAIVVLTVLLIGGSTGTMLEALDVVGDENTSIENYEDNNGYIPPSYDEGTSSGGGLRMKLKEFHKSTTSFTALDKNYLTPFFTSQTDDDDEFSEQPQNQRRGFYDQ comes from the exons ATGGCGCTGGAGCTGAGCCTGGCCgcggtggcgccgccgccggcggcggggctggtgccgcccccgcccccgccagGGAAGGAGCAGCAGGTGGCCGGCGTCGGCATCCTGCTGCAGATATCCATGCTCGTGCTCTCCTTCGTGCTCGGACAcgtcctccgccgccaccgcttcTACTACCTCCCCGAGGCCAGCGCCTCGCTCCTCATCG GTCTAGTTGTTGGTGGCCTCGCTAATATTTCAAATACGGAGACCAACACTAG GACGTGGTTCAACTTTCATGAAGaatttttcttcttgttcttattACCTCCGATAATATT CCAATCAGGATTCAGCTTATCTCCT AAACCATTCTTTGCGAACTTTGGGGCTATTGTAACTTTTGCCATTCTGGGGACATTCATTGCTTCTGTTGTAACAGGAGTTCTTGT CTATCTTGGTGGACTGACATTTCTAATGTATAAACTTCCACTGGTTGAATGTCTTATGTTCGGTTCTCTTATATCTGCAACTGATCCTGTCACAGTGCTATCAATATTCCAG GAACTGGGCAGTGATGTTAACTTGTATGCTTTGGTGTTTGGAGAATCTGTTTTGAATGATGCG ATGGCAATTTCTCTTTACAG GACAATGTCATCAGTTAGAAGTAATGCGGCAGCTGGtgataacttttttatgatGATTCTCCAGTTCCTTGAGATCTTTGTTGGTTCAATGTCATCAG GTGTGGGAGTTGGATTTATCTCTGCTCTG CTATTCAAATATGCTGGATTGGACGTCGACAA TTTGCAGAACTTGGAGTGCTGCCTTTTCGTTCTCTTTCCATACTTCTC GTATATGTTAGCAGAAGGACTTGGCTTGTCAGGGAttgtttctattttattcaCGGGGATG GTTATGAAGCATTATACATACTCAAATCTTTCAGACAACTCACAGCGCTTTGTTTCCGCCTTTTTTCACTTACTCTCGTCTTTGGCTGAAACATTTGT CTTCATTTATATGGGCTTTGATATTGCCATGGAAGAACATAGCTGGTCACATGttggcttcatcttcttctcaaTT ATTTTCATAATTGTCGCAAG GGCAGCAAATGTCTTTTCTTGTGCATACTTGGTTAATATGTCTCGGCCAGAACATCGCCGTATACCTCTAAAGCATCAGAAAGCACTTTGGTTTAGTG GGCTTAGAGGGGCAATGGCTTTTGCCCTTGCTCTCCAATCTTTGAATGAACTTCCTGGAGGACATGGAAAAACAATATTCACCACAACCACAGCGATTGTTGTTTTGACG GTACTTCTTATTGGAGGGTCAACGGGAACAATGCTAGAAGCTTTGGATGTTGTTGGCGATGAGAACACATCAATAGAA AATTATGAGGACAACAATGGTTACATTCCTCCGAGTTATGACGAAGGTACATCATCTGGGGGAGGATTGAGAATGAAACTCAAGGAGTTCCACAAAAG CACGACGTCATTCACTGCCCTTGACAAGAACTATCTGACTCCATTTTTCACCAGTCAGACCGATGATGACGATGAGTTCA GTGAACAGCCCCAAAACCAAAGGCGAGGATTCTATGATCAATAG